The following DNA comes from Halobacillus litoralis.
TTTCTGCTCTAGTCGGGGCGCCATTATTAGTCGCTTCCGGGATGAGTAGATTTGATGCGATTGCTGTCTGGTCAGTCTTGAGTTTCACCATTGCTACCATCATCATTCTTGTCATGCTCAAACCGGATATGAAAGAAGAAATGGTCCGCAGTGATAAAGCAGGCCCAGGAAAGATCATTCTATGGTCGATCACCGGTGTATTTCTTGCATTGTTCGCACAAGCGATTGCCGCTACCATCGAGTCTGAACTATTAGGTATTCCCCCAGGATCTGAGAACACGATGGAGCTGATGGAAATCGCACGTGAATCACCATTATTCATTTTGCTCCCTGTGTTATTCGCTCCGATTACCGAAGAAATCATTTTCCGTAAAATCATTTTCGGATCGATTTACAAACGGACTAATTTCTGGCTGGCGGTACTCGTGTCCGCTCTCGTGTTCGGTGCATTCCATTTCGATTTCAAGCACATGTTAGTCTACTTCTCCATGGGAGTCGTATTCGCCTTCCTATATGTCAAAACAAAACGAATTATTACACCAATCGTGGCTCACATGGCGATGAACTCGTTTGTTGTCGCATCACAGTATTTTCTTACTGAAGAGGATATCCGCCGGATGCAGGAACAACTGGAGACCATCTTTATTGGAGGCTTTTTATAATTATGAGAACTTCACCATTATTCATGGCTTTTCTCTATCTCTCGATGGGCGTCGCTTTTACGTTTATCGCAGCTCAGGCAGCTGAAGAATCCGTTTGGAACACGACGACTGTCATCTTAGCGATTGTCGCTACGTTCAATATCGCCGTAGCGATCCGCTTGTACAATCTCCACAATAAACTTAAACAGTCACAGAAAAAATAAAATCACAAAAGCAGGCTCCATAGTGGATGCCTGCTTTTTCTATGCCTTATTATCTGAAGCATCTTCATCATCCTGTACCCCTTTTAAAATGAAGGAGAAAGGAATCGCGATGATCAAAACGATGGCGGAAACGAGAAACGCTTCATTCAATGTCTGCAATGTAGCCGCCTGCATATCGATATCAGGGCTTGCGGATACTTGTGCTCGTCTCACTTCATAATAAATCGAGAAAAAGACGATTCCCAGCGAAGAAGAAATTTGCCTGAGGATGTTATTCATCGCTGATCCTTGGGCGACTAAATCCTCTGGAATACTGTTCATTCCGGAAGTCGTCGCAGGCATATTGCCCATCCCCATGCCCAGGCCTCGGACCGTATTCAATAGAAGAATGAGCCAATAGGGTGTAGACAATTGTAAAAAGCTAAACCCCAGAGTGGCGAGCGCCATGATCGTCAATCCGGGTGGTACCACATATTTCGGTCCTTTTTTATCCAGGAGTCTTCCCCCGATGGACATGAATACCCCACTGGCTGCCGCTGCCGGTAAGAACAACAACCCTGTCATGACTTCATTCAAACCATACACATTTTGAATCAATAACGGCAATAGGAAAATTCCTGAAAATAAACCAATCGATGCGGCTGAAGTCACAAGAATCGACACCGAATAAGTAGGCACTTTGAACACAGAAAGATTAAGTAGTGGGTCCTCTTGTCTATTTTCATAAAATACAAAAAGGACGACCGCAATCAGACCACTGATGATCAACATGATGTTCAATGGATCAAGCAGTGTATCAAGTGTCCTTCCTCGTCCTAACGCAAAGAGCACCGCTCCGATACCAGATGTAATAATGAGAAAGCCGATGAAATCGAACCTCTTCTCCGGATTGGTTTCTGTTCGTTCTAAGAATTTCGATGATAAAATCAAACCCGTCA
Coding sequences within:
- a CDS encoding CPBP family intramembrane glutamic endopeptidase; this encodes MPKRYWYIILAYVITQLSALVGAPLLVASGMSRFDAIAVWSVLSFTIATIIILVMLKPDMKEEMVRSDKAGPGKIILWSITGVFLALFAQAIAATIESELLGIPPGSENTMELMEIARESPLFILLPVLFAPITEEIIFRKIIFGSIYKRTNFWLAVLVSALVFGAFHFDFKHMLVYFSMGVVFAFLYVKTKRIITPIVAHMAMNSFVVASQYFLTEEDIRRMQEQLETIFIGGFL
- a CDS encoding YdiK family protein — its product is MRTSPLFMAFLYLSMGVAFTFIAAQAAEESVWNTTTVILAIVATFNIAVAIRLYNLHNKLKQSQKK
- a CDS encoding MDR family MFS transporter — translated: MSKLPNKWLVVVSVLFGTFTVILNNSMLNPILPRFIEIFESDAVAVGWILTIFMVSMGMTMPLTGYFGDRFGKKKVYLTGLCIFLIGSSLGFFSSTLGMVILSRAIQGMAGGLMMPIAMALIFNSFPRHERGLAVGVYGVAAMVAPAIGPTVGGFLIQYLEWPWLFAFNIPFGLTGLILSSKFLERTETNPEKRFDFIGFLIITSGIGAVLFALGRGRTLDTLLDPLNIMLIISGLIAVVLFVFYENRQEDPLLNLSVFKVPTYSVSILVTSAASIGLFSGIFLLPLLIQNVYGLNEVMTGLLFLPAAAASGVFMSIGGRLLDKKGPKYVVPPGLTIMALATLGFSFLQLSTPYWLILLLNTVRGLGMGMGNMPATTSGMNSIPEDLVAQGSAMNNILRQISSSLGIVFFSIYYEVRRAQVSASPDIDMQAATLQTLNEAFLVSAIVLIIAIPFSFILKGVQDDEDASDNKA